A window of Aeromicrobium sp. A1-2 contains these coding sequences:
- a CDS encoding FAD-binding protein, protein MNIPDPVVAGTVASWSDEVDVLVIGAGMAGVAAAIDAARAGARVLVVDRGGRLSCTSAMAGGHFYLGGGTPVQQAAGFDDTPAEMAKYLEAVSPDCDPLKIRAYSEGSVEHFEWLESLGFEFERSYYPHKAVVQPGTEGVMFTGNEKVWPFKDIAAPAPRGHKPPVVGDLGGASFVLDLALKVLDELGVEVRYDTGATALVADGGDVVGAAWKRFDEIGAIRASAVVIAAGGFVMNNEMVHTFAPALETLLDRGMALGNTYDDGLGIRLGESVGGVADHMDGAFLTGPFYPPEELVSGICVNNRGERFVAEDSYHSRTTAFVLDQDDQQAWLVLDSAHMAEPAYGLQPLVDGWETIAEMEAGLGVPEGSLARTLQTYNAAAQSGDDPAFHKSAEYVVPLDQPPYGAYDLRPGSCFYAGFTCGGLRVDHDGRVLRTDGSAVQGVYAAGACASNISVDGRGYASGIQLGEASFFGRRAGRHAALAPAPEAAKRNLGHTDSLTTTSRPVSTAPSAPRRGYRSPGVEVPQEEPWV, encoded by the coding sequence GTGAACATTCCTGACCCGGTCGTGGCCGGCACAGTTGCGTCGTGGTCCGACGAGGTCGACGTCCTCGTCATCGGCGCGGGCATGGCCGGCGTCGCCGCCGCCATCGACGCGGCTCGAGCCGGCGCTCGCGTCCTGGTCGTCGATCGCGGTGGGCGTTTGTCGTGCACCAGCGCGATGGCCGGCGGCCACTTCTATCTCGGTGGCGGGACGCCCGTGCAGCAGGCAGCAGGGTTTGACGACACTCCTGCCGAGATGGCCAAGTACCTCGAGGCGGTCTCGCCCGACTGCGACCCGCTCAAGATTCGGGCCTACAGCGAGGGCAGCGTTGAGCACTTCGAGTGGCTTGAGTCGCTGGGGTTCGAGTTCGAGCGTTCCTACTACCCCCACAAGGCTGTCGTGCAGCCGGGCACCGAAGGGGTCATGTTCACGGGCAACGAGAAGGTCTGGCCGTTCAAGGACATCGCCGCTCCGGCGCCGCGCGGACACAAGCCGCCTGTCGTGGGTGATCTCGGCGGGGCGTCCTTCGTGCTCGACCTGGCCCTGAAGGTGCTGGACGAGCTGGGTGTCGAGGTCCGGTACGACACCGGTGCGACGGCCCTGGTGGCCGATGGCGGCGACGTCGTCGGTGCTGCGTGGAAGCGCTTCGACGAGATCGGCGCAATTCGTGCGAGCGCCGTGGTGATCGCCGCGGGCGGCTTCGTCATGAACAACGAGATGGTCCACACGTTCGCGCCGGCGCTCGAGACCCTTCTGGACCGCGGCATGGCACTGGGCAACACCTACGATGACGGCCTCGGCATCCGACTGGGCGAGTCAGTCGGCGGTGTGGCCGATCACATGGACGGCGCGTTCCTGACCGGACCGTTCTATCCACCGGAGGAGCTGGTCTCCGGAATCTGCGTCAACAACCGCGGCGAGCGATTCGTCGCCGAGGACTCCTACCACTCACGGACCACCGCGTTCGTGCTGGACCAGGACGACCAACAGGCATGGTTGGTCCTGGACTCGGCCCACATGGCTGAACCGGCGTACGGGCTGCAACCCCTCGTCGACGGGTGGGAGACCATCGCCGAGATGGAAGCCGGGCTGGGAGTCCCCGAAGGTTCGCTGGCCCGAACCCTCCAGACCTACAACGCGGCGGCGCAGTCAGGTGACGATCCGGCATTCCACAAGTCGGCTGAGTACGTCGTTCCACTCGACCAGCCCCCCTACGGCGCCTACGATCTGCGCCCCGGCTCGTGCTTCTACGCCGGCTTCACGTGTGGCGGCCTGCGGGTCGACCACGACGGCCGGGTCCTGCGCACCGACGGCAGTGCCGTGCAGGGCGTCTACGCGGCCGGGGCCTGCGCGTCGAACATCTCCGTCGACGGTCGGGGATACGCCTCGGGCATCCAGCTCGGTGAGGCCTCGTTCTTCGGTCGGCGGGCAGGGCGACACGCTGCGCTCGCGCCTGCTCCCGAGGCCGCGAAACGTAACCTTGGTCACACCGATTCGTTGACCACCACGAGTCGCCCGGTTTCGACAGCACCTAGTGCTCCACGTCGTGGGTACCGCTCCCCAGGAGTAGAAGTGCCACAGGAGGAGCCATGGGTATGA
- a CDS encoding ferredoxin--NADP reductase has translation MSDPSFELTVLDVVEETADARSVVLDPGEHRGQFGYVPGQFLTVAVPSDQTGLVARCYSLSSAPIDDGPLTITVKRTPDGYASGWICNELRAGDRLRVLPPSGIFTPTDLDADLLLFAGGSGITPMMSIIRTSLARGSGQIVLYYANRDESSVIFAPDLTAMAADHPERLHVVHWLESVQGLPSQAQLSGFASSYLDRDAFVCGPAPFMASTVAALKGLGFPRERRHQEKFVSLGGNPFDVTAAAVPAVPAEDTGSAAPAHLQVSLDGEDHEFDDWQPGTTLLEHLESKGVKAPFSCRLGECSACAVRLLEGEVTMRANDVLDAEDLTEGIRLACQSDAATEKVRVTYS, from the coding sequence ATGAGTGACCCTTCCTTCGAGCTCACGGTCCTGGACGTCGTCGAGGAGACCGCGGACGCACGATCGGTCGTGCTCGACCCGGGCGAGCATCGGGGTCAGTTCGGCTACGTTCCGGGGCAGTTCCTGACCGTCGCCGTGCCCAGTGACCAGACCGGGCTCGTGGCGCGGTGCTACTCGCTCTCGTCGGCGCCGATCGATGACGGCCCCCTGACCATCACGGTCAAGCGCACGCCGGACGGCTATGCGTCCGGGTGGATCTGCAACGAGCTCCGCGCCGGCGACCGGTTGCGTGTCCTTCCGCCGAGCGGCATCTTCACGCCGACGGACCTCGACGCCGATCTGCTGCTGTTCGCCGGCGGCAGCGGCATCACCCCGATGATGTCGATCATCCGTACCTCACTGGCCCGCGGGTCGGGCCAGATCGTGCTCTACTACGCCAACCGCGACGAGAGCTCGGTCATCTTCGCTCCGGACCTGACGGCCATGGCGGCCGATCACCCTGAGCGGTTGCACGTCGTGCACTGGCTCGAGTCGGTCCAGGGTCTGCCCTCGCAGGCGCAGCTGAGTGGGTTCGCCTCGTCCTACCTGGACCGGGACGCCTTCGTCTGCGGTCCTGCCCCGTTCATGGCTTCAACGGTCGCGGCCCTGAAGGGACTGGGATTTCCACGCGAACGTCGGCACCAGGAAAAGTTCGTCTCGCTCGGCGGCAATCCCTTCGACGTCACTGCGGCTGCGGTTCCGGCCGTCCCGGCCGAGGACACCGGCTCGGCCGCCCCGGCGCACCTCCAGGTCTCGCTCGACGGCGAAGATCACGAGTTCGATGACTGGCAGCCAGGCACGACACTGCTCGAGCACCTTGAGAGCAAGGGCGTGAAGGCACCCTTCTCGTGTCGGCTGGGGGAGTGCTCGGCGTGCGCGGTCCGTCTGCTGGAGGGCGAGGTGACGATGCGCGCCAACGACGTGCTCGACGCCGAAGACCTGACCGAGGGGATCCGACTTGCCTGCCAGAGCGATGCGGCCACCGAAAAGGTTCGGGTGACCTACTCCTGA
- a CDS encoding acyl-CoA dehydrogenase family protein yields MYVALTADQLRLRDELRGYFSELVTPERRAALAASSGEFGDVSVYKEVIRQLGTDGWLGMGWPKEYGGQNRSMVDELIFTNAAVVAGVPIPHLTLNTVGPTIMRYGTDAQREYFLPRIVRGELHFSIGYSEADSGTDLASLRTRAELDESTGEWVINGQKMWTSLIQYADWIWMACRTDPDLPRHKGLSMILVPADSAGFSYTPVNTIAGVGTSATYYDNVRVPADNLIGGRGGGWALITNQLNRERVALTSSAPLVHSIELVTDWARKTKDAQGARIIDQQWVQILLGRAQARTEALTLMGWKLAAEIDTLSPADASAVKVFGSELAVEVYRSLKEIVGPAAGIAADSPGAVLGGRLERYFRSSLVMTFGGGTNEIQRDIIGYVGLGLPAAKR; encoded by the coding sequence ATGTATGTGGCCCTGACAGCCGACCAGCTTCGTCTTCGTGATGAGTTGCGCGGGTATTTTTCCGAACTGGTGACGCCTGAGCGTCGCGCCGCCCTCGCGGCTTCCTCCGGGGAGTTTGGCGATGTCTCGGTCTACAAGGAGGTCATTCGTCAGCTCGGCACCGATGGGTGGCTGGGCATGGGCTGGCCGAAGGAATACGGCGGACAGAATCGCTCCATGGTGGACGAGCTCATCTTCACCAACGCCGCTGTGGTCGCCGGGGTGCCCATCCCCCACCTCACGCTGAACACGGTCGGCCCCACGATCATGCGCTACGGCACGGATGCACAGCGAGAGTACTTCCTGCCTCGCATCGTCCGAGGCGAGCTGCACTTCTCGATCGGCTACTCCGAAGCCGACTCCGGCACAGATCTCGCGTCGCTCCGCACACGCGCCGAGCTCGACGAGTCCACCGGCGAATGGGTCATCAACGGCCAGAAGATGTGGACGTCCCTGATCCAGTACGCCGACTGGATCTGGATGGCGTGCCGCACCGACCCCGATCTTCCGCGGCACAAGGGTCTGTCAATGATCCTCGTCCCGGCCGACTCCGCGGGCTTCTCCTACACGCCCGTCAACACCATCGCGGGCGTCGGCACGAGCGCGACCTACTACGACAACGTCCGCGTCCCGGCGGACAACCTGATCGGCGGTCGCGGTGGAGGCTGGGCGCTGATCACCAACCAGCTCAACCGCGAGCGGGTGGCGCTCACTTCGTCAGCTCCGCTGGTCCACTCGATCGAGCTGGTCACGGACTGGGCCCGAAAGACCAAGGACGCCCAGGGTGCTCGCATCATCGACCAGCAGTGGGTGCAGATCCTGCTGGGCCGTGCGCAGGCACGTACCGAAGCGCTGACCCTGATGGGTTGGAAGCTCGCGGCGGAGATCGACACCCTCTCCCCCGCCGACGCATCAGCGGTCAAGGTCTTCGGCTCGGAACTGGCCGTCGAGGTCTACCGGTCGCTCAAGGAGATCGTCGGTCCTGCCGCGGGCATTGCCGCCGACTCGCCGGGCGCTGTGCTGGGTGGACGCCTCGAGCGCTACTTCCGCTCATCCCTGGTCATGACGTTCGGCGGCGGGACGAACGAGATCCAACGAGACATCATCGGCTACGTCGGACTCGGCCTGCCGGCCGCGAAGCGCTGA
- a CDS encoding Rieske 2Fe-2S domain-containing protein, with amino-acid sequence MTETRALDAGSAPARFARGWHCLGLERDFNDGKPHGVQAFGGKLVVWSDAQGELHVLDGYCRHMGGDLSQGSVKGDEIACPFHDWRWGGDGKCKAIPYAKRVPLRARTQRYESVVRNGQLMIWHDPEGNAADHDALPPELDGVGTDRYTDWTWNVIEVDNAHCREILDNVVDMAHFFYIHFAFPTSFNNVFEGDKATQFLESTGRPDMKDQGYGDENLVLKSEATYFGPSYMINWLDTDYNGFRTKVILINCHVPTGPNSFNLQYGLCVEKPEGVDEAMSKYIGDKYAETFSEGFLQDVAIWQNKAPVQNPLLCEEDGPVYQLRRWYEQFYVDREDIQPEMVDRFEFEVDTSKANENWRAEVAENLARKEAEDHLSETAGA; translated from the coding sequence GTGACTGAAACCCGCGCATTGGATGCCGGATCCGCACCGGCGCGATTTGCCCGCGGTTGGCACTGTCTGGGCCTCGAGCGAGATTTCAACGATGGCAAGCCTCACGGCGTCCAGGCGTTCGGCGGCAAGCTCGTGGTGTGGAGCGACGCCCAGGGCGAGCTCCACGTGCTGGACGGCTACTGCCGCCACATGGGTGGCGATCTCAGCCAGGGCAGCGTCAAGGGCGACGAGATCGCCTGCCCGTTCCACGACTGGCGGTGGGGCGGCGACGGCAAGTGCAAGGCCATTCCCTATGCCAAGCGGGTTCCTCTGCGCGCGCGCACCCAGCGCTACGAAAGCGTGGTGCGCAACGGCCAGCTCATGATCTGGCACGACCCGGAAGGGAACGCCGCAGATCACGACGCGCTTCCGCCGGAGCTCGACGGCGTCGGCACAGATCGCTACACCGACTGGACGTGGAACGTCATCGAGGTCGACAACGCGCATTGCCGCGAGATCTTGGACAACGTCGTCGACATGGCGCACTTCTTCTACATCCACTTCGCCTTCCCGACCAGCTTCAACAACGTGTTCGAGGGCGACAAGGCCACCCAGTTCCTGGAGTCGACCGGCCGCCCCGACATGAAGGACCAGGGCTACGGGGACGAGAACCTGGTGCTCAAGTCCGAGGCCACCTACTTCGGGCCTTCCTACATGATCAACTGGCTCGACACCGACTACAACGGCTTCCGGACCAAGGTCATCCTGATCAACTGCCACGTACCCACTGGCCCGAACTCGTTCAACCTGCAGTACGGCCTGTGCGTGGAGAAGCCTGAGGGCGTCGACGAGGCCATGTCCAAGTACATCGGCGACAAGTATGCCGAGACCTTCTCCGAAGGCTTCCTGCAGGATGTCGCCATCTGGCAGAACAAGGCGCCCGTGCAGAACCCGTTGCTCTGCGAGGAGGACGGCCCGGTCTACCAACTGCGCCGGTGGTACGAGCAGTTCTATGTCGACCGGGAGGACATCCAGCCCGAGATGGTCGACCGGTTCGAGTTCGAGGTCGACACCAGCAAGGCCAACGAGAACTGGCGGGCCGAGGTCGCGGAGAACCTCGCGCGCAAGGAGGCCGAGGACCATCTCTCCGAGACGGCCGGCGCCTGA
- a CDS encoding acyl-CoA dehydrogenase family protein, whose amino-acid sequence MDFTFPPEADEAAALAATILKDHTSSSRLAEVEAAGNRFDSVLWKALGDAGLLSLTTPESHDGAGLGFLELCRVLVEAGRTVAPAPLATDGVARLFVGEHGSESQQRSAFAATVLSCAIAEAHEHAPSVPTVTAAPDGDGFVLTGTKYLVPAATEANAFLVTATTPNGAAVFLVDAGTAGLRIGEQHLSDGDVAGLIELDGVRVASDRLIGDSDAAQRLVDLLAVATCAIQLGVTEGAVALTAEYAKTREQFDRPIGTFQAVAQRLADGYIDTRFLALTVWQAAWRLDERLPVTEAVATAKLWASDAGHRVAHTTVHIHGGVGIDLDGAAHRYFTAATRYDFEYGGATEQALRLGRLLATEPA is encoded by the coding sequence ATGGACTTCACCTTTCCCCCCGAGGCCGACGAGGCCGCCGCCCTGGCCGCCACGATCCTCAAGGACCACACGTCATCGTCACGGCTTGCCGAGGTCGAGGCTGCCGGCAACCGATTCGACTCCGTCCTGTGGAAGGCCCTGGGTGACGCGGGCCTGCTCTCACTCACGACGCCTGAGTCCCACGATGGCGCGGGGCTGGGCTTCCTGGAGCTGTGTCGTGTCCTCGTCGAGGCGGGCCGCACGGTTGCCCCGGCACCGCTTGCCACCGACGGCGTCGCTCGCCTGTTCGTCGGCGAGCACGGCAGCGAAAGTCAACAGCGGTCCGCCTTCGCGGCCACCGTCCTGAGCTGCGCCATCGCCGAGGCGCACGAGCATGCGCCCTCCGTGCCCACCGTCACGGCCGCCCCGGACGGCGACGGATTCGTCCTCACCGGCACCAAGTACCTCGTTCCTGCCGCCACCGAGGCCAACGCCTTCCTTGTGACCGCGACGACGCCGAACGGTGCTGCGGTCTTCCTGGTGGACGCCGGCACGGCGGGTCTGCGGATCGGCGAGCAGCACCTCAGCGATGGCGACGTCGCCGGACTCATCGAGCTCGACGGTGTGCGAGTTGCGTCGGATCGACTCATCGGCGACAGCGATGCCGCACAACGTCTGGTCGATCTCCTCGCCGTCGCGACCTGCGCCATCCAGCTCGGGGTCACCGAGGGCGCCGTCGCCCTCACCGCGGAGTACGCCAAGACCCGCGAGCAGTTCGACCGCCCGATCGGCACGTTCCAGGCTGTGGCGCAGCGACTGGCCGATGGCTACATCGACACCCGTTTCCTGGCACTCACGGTGTGGCAGGCGGCCTGGCGGCTCGATGAGCGCCTCCCCGTCACGGAGGCCGTGGCCACGGCAAAGCTGTGGGCGTCCGACGCCGGCCATCGCGTCGCGCACACCACGGTGCACATCCACGGCGGCGTGGGCATCGATCTGGACGGCGCGGCGCACCGCTACTTCACCGCAGCCACCAGATATGACTTCGAGTACGGCGGAGCGACCGAACAGGCGCTGCGCCTCGGACGGCTGCTGGCCACCGAGCCAGCGTGA